The proteins below are encoded in one region of Tomitella fengzijianii:
- a CDS encoding carboxymuconolactone decarboxylase family protein: MTQVQNDSDGQGARRARGLARMNEVYGFDVQDGPGDFFALTADHLFGEIWEREGLTVRDRRLLLLGALSSQGMLDVAEIQVGAALGNGELDEHQLREISIFLCHYVGWPTGTRFDAMVGKVLHQRAKAARSDHGRDG; this comes from the coding sequence ATGACCCAGGTGCAGAACGACTCCGACGGCCAGGGCGCACGGCGCGCCCGCGGTCTGGCGAGGATGAACGAGGTGTACGGGTTCGATGTCCAGGACGGGCCCGGGGACTTCTTCGCGCTCACCGCGGACCACCTGTTCGGCGAGATATGGGAGCGCGAGGGTCTGACGGTGCGGGACCGCCGGCTGCTGCTGCTTGGCGCGCTGTCCTCGCAGGGGATGCTCGACGTGGCCGAGATCCAGGTGGGGGCGGCGCTGGGCAACGGCGAGCTCGACGAACATCAGCTGCGGGAGATCTCGATCTTCCTGTGCCACTATGTCGGGTGGCCCACCGGGACCAGGTTCGATGCGATGGTGGGTAAGGTGCTGCACCAGCGTGCGAAGGCCGCCCGGTCAGACCACGGGCGGGACGGGTGA
- a CDS encoding NAD(P)-dependent oxidoreductase, which translates to MGSPMAQRWLDWPGGLTVCDARPAAAERVAKKGARVAATPGEAARDADVVSVAVLDDAQVREVVAGPDGILTTARPRTVIAVHSTIADTTATALAAECAACGVDLVDAPVSGGVAGAQKGRLAVMVGGTEEAFAAVRAPFESFAALVVHAGPVGAGTRMKLARNLLHFVSFTAAAEAQRLAESAGLDITELGKVVRHSDAITGGAGAIMLRDSTRPVAPEDGWHPILTHVRDLGEKDLALALALGERTGADLPLARRALKGLGEGLGVGSGRGAGALDEATGTEEDE; encoded by the coding sequence ATGGGGTCGCCCATGGCGCAGCGGTGGCTCGACTGGCCGGGCGGGCTGACCGTGTGCGACGCCCGGCCCGCGGCCGCCGAACGCGTAGCAAAGAAGGGCGCGCGCGTGGCCGCGACCCCCGGCGAGGCTGCGCGTGACGCCGACGTCGTCTCGGTCGCCGTCCTCGACGACGCGCAGGTGCGCGAGGTGGTAGCGGGTCCCGATGGGATTCTGACCACGGCGCGCCCGCGGACGGTGATCGCGGTGCATTCGACTATCGCCGACACGACGGCCACCGCGCTCGCCGCCGAATGCGCCGCGTGCGGAGTGGATCTGGTGGACGCGCCCGTGAGCGGCGGGGTGGCGGGGGCGCAGAAGGGCCGACTGGCGGTGATGGTGGGCGGCACAGAGGAGGCGTTCGCCGCCGTGCGCGCGCCGTTCGAGAGTTTCGCCGCACTGGTGGTGCACGCGGGGCCGGTCGGCGCCGGCACGCGCATGAAGCTGGCACGCAATCTGCTGCACTTCGTGTCTTTCACGGCGGCCGCCGAGGCGCAGCGCCTTGCGGAGTCGGCGGGGCTCGACATCACCGAGCTCGGAAAGGTGGTGCGGCACTCCGACGCCATCACCGGTGGAGCCGGCGCGATCATGCTGCGTGACAGCACGCGTCCTGTCGCGCCCGAAGACGGCTGGCACCCGATTCTCACGCACGTACGCGATCTGGGGGAGAAGGACCTGGCGCTGGCCCTGGCGCTGGGCGAACGGACCGGCGCGGACCTGCCGCTGGCGCGCCGGGCGTTGAAGGGCCTCGGCGAGGGGCTGGGTGTGGGGTCCGGGCGGGGTGCGGGCGCACTGGACGAAGCCACCGGCACGGAGGAGGACGAATGA
- a CDS encoding SDR family oxidoreductase codes for MARFEGRTAVVTGAAQGIGEAYARGLAREGARVVLADIDSERGKAVADAIGAEGGTATFHHVDVADPESAADLADYTVTEFGGIDHLVNNAAIYGSMKLDLLLTVPWDYYKKFMSVNLDGALNVTRAVWKPMSENGGGSIVNQSSTAAWLYSGFYGLAKAGINGLTQQLATELGGSNIRINALAPGPTDTEATRSVTPQDMVADMVERIPIRRMGTVGDMVGACLFLLSDDAAWISGHILNVDGGQIIRS; via the coding sequence ATGGCACGTTTCGAAGGCAGGACCGCCGTCGTCACAGGCGCGGCGCAGGGGATCGGCGAGGCGTACGCCCGCGGCCTTGCCCGTGAGGGGGCGCGGGTCGTCCTCGCAGACATCGACTCCGAACGCGGCAAGGCCGTGGCGGACGCGATCGGCGCTGAGGGGGGCACGGCGACGTTCCACCACGTGGACGTCGCCGATCCGGAGTCCGCCGCCGACCTGGCGGACTACACCGTCACCGAGTTCGGCGGCATCGACCACCTGGTCAACAACGCGGCGATCTACGGCTCGATGAAACTGGATCTGCTTTTGACGGTCCCCTGGGACTACTACAAGAAGTTCATGTCGGTGAATCTCGACGGGGCGCTCAACGTGACGCGCGCGGTGTGGAAACCGATGTCCGAGAACGGCGGCGGATCCATCGTCAACCAATCGTCCACCGCGGCATGGCTCTACTCCGGCTTCTACGGGCTGGCCAAGGCGGGCATCAACGGCCTCACACAGCAGCTGGCGACGGAGCTCGGCGGTTCGAACATCCGGATCAACGCGCTCGCCCCCGGGCCCACTGACACCGAGGCCACGAGGAGCGTCACCCCGCAGGACATGGTGGCCGACATGGTCGAGCGCATCCCGATCCGCCGCATGGGGACCGTCGGCGACATGGTGGGAGCCTGCCTGTTCCTGCTTTCAGACGACGCGGCGTGGATATCGGGTCACATACTCAACGTCGACGGCGGACAGATCATCCGCTCATGA
- a CDS encoding aldehyde dehydrogenase, which translates to MTRTRTQDPAESLIRPGPAENTKLLIDGELVDASSGKTFATVDPSTGMPLGLAADAGPEDMDAAIAAARRAFDTTDWARDHVLRARCLRALRDRLQSHIEELREVTIAEAGAPAFFTTGPQLEGPVSDLGYFADLAESYQWETELGTARPMGILTRRALLREPVGVVGAVTPWNFPHQINLAKVGPALAAGNTVVLKPAPDTPWCAALVAKIAAEEAGFPAGVFNVVTSSDHALGAQLATDPRVDLVSFTGSTDTGRAVMAAASESLKKVFLELGGKSAFIVLDDLDAGALASACATAAFTVSTHAGQGCALTTRLLVPRARLEEAVTATADVMGGLAPGDPADPGTICGPLISERQRARVEEYLRLAVEEGGTVVCGGGRPAGKDEGFYIEPTLIAGLDNSSRTAREEIFGPVLVILPHDGDEDAVRIANDSPYGLSGAVWGEDPGRIDRVVRGVRTGTLSVNGGIWYSADVPFGGYKQSGIGREMGVSGFEEYLETKAVAYPA; encoded by the coding sequence ATGACCCGGACCCGTACTCAGGACCCGGCGGAAAGCCTGATCAGGCCTGGACCCGCAGAGAACACCAAGCTGCTCATCGATGGCGAACTGGTCGACGCCTCGTCGGGGAAAACCTTCGCCACCGTCGACCCGAGCACCGGCATGCCGCTGGGCCTGGCCGCAGACGCCGGGCCCGAGGACATGGATGCTGCAATCGCGGCGGCGCGCCGAGCATTCGATACGACCGACTGGGCGCGGGACCACGTCCTGCGGGCCCGGTGCCTCCGGGCACTGCGGGACCGCCTGCAGAGTCACATCGAGGAACTGCGCGAGGTGACGATCGCCGAGGCCGGCGCACCGGCGTTCTTCACCACCGGGCCCCAGCTGGAGGGTCCGGTCTCGGACCTCGGATACTTCGCCGACCTCGCGGAGAGCTACCAATGGGAGACGGAGCTCGGCACGGCGCGCCCGATGGGAATCCTCACCCGCCGGGCCCTGCTCCGCGAGCCGGTGGGTGTGGTGGGCGCAGTCACCCCGTGGAACTTCCCGCACCAGATCAACCTCGCCAAGGTCGGCCCGGCGCTGGCCGCGGGCAACACGGTGGTGCTCAAACCCGCACCGGACACCCCGTGGTGCGCAGCCCTGGTCGCGAAGATCGCCGCGGAGGAGGCGGGATTCCCCGCCGGAGTGTTCAACGTCGTCACCTCGTCGGACCATGCGCTCGGTGCACAGCTCGCGACCGACCCGCGCGTGGACCTGGTGTCATTCACCGGCTCCACCGACACCGGCCGCGCGGTGATGGCCGCGGCCTCGGAGAGCCTCAAGAAGGTCTTCCTGGAACTCGGCGGCAAGTCGGCGTTCATCGTGCTCGACGACCTGGACGCCGGGGCGTTGGCGTCCGCCTGCGCCACCGCGGCTTTCACCGTCTCGACCCATGCCGGGCAGGGCTGCGCCTTGACCACCCGGCTGCTGGTGCCGCGTGCGCGGCTGGAGGAGGCGGTCACTGCCACCGCCGACGTGATGGGCGGGCTGGCGCCCGGGGATCCCGCGGACCCGGGGACCATCTGCGGCCCGCTCATCTCCGAGCGGCAGCGCGCGCGCGTCGAGGAGTACCTGCGGCTCGCCGTGGAGGAGGGCGGCACCGTCGTCTGCGGCGGCGGTAGGCCGGCGGGGAAGGACGAGGGTTTCTACATTGAGCCGACGCTGATTGCGGGACTCGACAATTCGTCCCGGACGGCGCGTGAGGAGATCTTCGGCCCTGTATTGGTGATCCTCCCGCACGACGGGGACGAGGACGCGGTCCGCATTGCGAACGATTCCCCCTACGGGCTCTCCGGCGCTGTGTGGGGCGAGGATCCGGGGCGCATCGACCGTGTGGTCCGGGGCGTGCGCACCGGGACCCTCAGCGTCAACGGCGGCATCTGGTACTCGGCCGACGTGCCGTTCGGCGGCTACAAGCAGTCCGGGATCGGACGGGAGATGGGTGTCTCAGGGTTCGAGGAGTACCTGGAGACCAAGGCCGTCGCGTATCCGGCATGA
- a CDS encoding cytochrome P450, which produces MTTTDDAPTPVTLHDPDVYVEGVPHEFFSWLRPAEPVYWQPEEEGSGYWAVTRHADVISVSRDPETFSSALGTSQLQDFDEETRQKQAAMLLNLDPPEHTRQRLLVSRGFTPRVIARLESDIRRISEDLVDAAVAEGEVDFVEAIAAPLPLAVIAALLGVPREDTGRLYDWSNRMIGFEDPDFHTTEADGEMAAAEIFLYANELAAQRRANPRDDIITALVQPDEDGHMLSEVEFNMFFVLLVIAGNETTRNSATGGMLALIDHPGQWDRLRADPSLAPTAVDEVLRWITPVMDFRRTATRDCMIGDQPVAAGDKVVMFYASANRDEAVFDDPFAFDITRTQNAQLAFGGGGAHYCLGTHLARLELRVLFETLAARVELVERTGPARRLRSNFINGIKEMRVRLHPAWGAPS; this is translated from the coding sequence ATGACGACCACTGACGACGCTCCGACACCGGTCACGCTCCACGACCCGGACGTGTACGTGGAGGGCGTCCCCCATGAGTTCTTCTCCTGGCTGAGGCCGGCCGAGCCGGTCTACTGGCAGCCGGAGGAGGAAGGCTCCGGCTATTGGGCCGTGACCCGCCACGCGGACGTCATCTCCGTGTCGCGTGATCCGGAGACCTTCTCCAGCGCGCTCGGCACCTCCCAGCTCCAGGACTTCGACGAGGAGACGCGGCAGAAGCAGGCCGCCATGCTCCTCAACCTGGATCCGCCGGAGCACACCCGCCAACGGCTGCTGGTCAGCCGGGGATTCACCCCTCGGGTGATCGCCCGGCTGGAATCAGACATCCGCCGGATCAGCGAGGACCTGGTCGACGCCGCGGTCGCCGAGGGTGAGGTGGACTTCGTCGAGGCGATCGCCGCGCCGCTCCCCCTCGCAGTCATCGCGGCGCTGCTCGGCGTCCCCCGGGAGGACACCGGCCGCCTCTACGACTGGTCCAACCGCATGATCGGTTTCGAGGACCCGGACTTCCACACCACCGAGGCCGACGGGGAGATGGCCGCGGCCGAGATCTTCCTCTACGCCAACGAACTCGCCGCGCAGCGGCGCGCGAACCCCCGCGACGACATCATCACCGCGCTGGTTCAGCCCGACGAGGACGGGCACATGCTCTCCGAGGTGGAGTTCAACATGTTCTTCGTACTGCTGGTGATCGCAGGCAACGAGACCACCCGCAACTCCGCCACCGGCGGCATGCTCGCACTGATTGACCACCCCGGGCAGTGGGACCGGCTGCGCGCGGATCCGTCCCTGGCTCCGACCGCCGTCGACGAAGTCCTGCGCTGGATCACGCCGGTCATGGACTTCCGCCGCACCGCCACCCGCGACTGCATGATCGGCGATCAGCCCGTCGCGGCCGGCGACAAGGTCGTGATGTTCTACGCCAGCGCCAACCGGGACGAGGCGGTGTTCGACGACCCGTTCGCGTTCGACATCACCCGGACGCAGAACGCCCAGCTGGCATTCGGCGGCGGCGGAGCGCACTACTGCCTGGGCACCCATCTGGCACGCCTCGAGCTGCGGGTGCTGTTCGAAACACTCGCCGCCCGCGTCGAGCTTGTGGAACGGACCGGCCCCGCACGGCGTCTGCGCTCGAACTTCATCAACGGCATAAAGGAGATGCGCGTGCGGTTGCATCCGGCCTGGGGAGCGCCGTCGTGA
- a CDS encoding TetR/AcrR family transcriptional regulator: MSVDGCTAGAPGGVPAFEPTRRHLSAQQAATVESLTQAAVTVLRGKGYSGLTIRLVAADAGVAPATAYTYFSSKNHLMAEAFWRRLAALPETSPERTSPQGSSRLERVASVMRGVALLVSDEPELSSAVTAALLGDDPEVRHLRIRIGMNIRRRLSLALRFDESADSRTADGAQDPGGATDEDVLEALETVWAGGLVRAGMGHQTYHEIADRLETFAGLILSSEREGK; the protein is encoded by the coding sequence GTGAGTGTGGACGGATGCACGGCCGGGGCACCCGGCGGAGTGCCCGCGTTCGAACCGACGCGGCGGCACCTCAGCGCGCAGCAGGCCGCGACAGTCGAGTCGCTGACGCAGGCCGCGGTGACCGTGTTGCGCGGCAAGGGCTACTCCGGCCTGACCATCCGGCTCGTGGCCGCCGATGCGGGCGTGGCGCCGGCCACCGCGTACACCTACTTCTCTTCGAAGAACCACCTGATGGCGGAGGCGTTCTGGCGGCGCCTTGCCGCGCTGCCGGAAACCTCTCCGGAGCGCACGTCTCCGCAGGGCTCGTCCCGGCTCGAGCGTGTCGCGTCGGTGATGCGCGGTGTCGCCCTGCTGGTCTCGGACGAGCCCGAGCTGTCATCCGCGGTCACCGCAGCGCTTCTGGGCGACGACCCGGAGGTGCGCCACCTGCGCATCCGCATCGGCATGAACATCCGCCGGCGGCTGTCGCTCGCCCTCCGATTCGACGAATCGGCGGACTCGCGCACAGCGGACGGCGCCCAGGATCCGGGCGGAGCGACGGACGAAGACGTCCTCGAGGCGCTCGAGACGGTCTGGGCCGGCGGCCTCGTGCGCGCGGGAATGGGGCACCAGACCTACCACGAGATCGCCGACAGGCTGGAGACCTTCGCCGGCCTGATCCTGAGCAGTGAACGAGAGGGGAAGTGA
- a CDS encoding cytochrome P450 has product MTVRPIAGGGSAAEVPARDRVFDPYDYDFHEDPYATYRWLRDEAPVYHNPDIGFWALSRHADVRAGFLDAGRLSSANGVALDPAAYGPHAHKTMSFLALDDPRHIRMRSLVSRGFNPRRIAPMRRRITEITHQHLDPALEKGEFDYIAEFAGRIPMDVISELMGVPDEDRVEIRRLADLVVHREDGVQDVPQAAMEAALELIAYYTDLLAERRRAPTEDLTSALAETVVDGDRLTDEEIIGFLFLMVVAGNETTTKLLGNAVYWAHRFPDELAKPLADRAMVQPWIEETLRYDTSTQMLARTTIDETEYHGITVPSGEKVLLLVGSANRDDRVFEDPDTYRIGRDSSGGLLSFGVGTHYCLGAHLARLEADIALTELLDAVRSLEIDEAASERVHSTNVRGFATMPMRVTRR; this is encoded by the coding sequence ATGACGGTACGGCCGATCGCGGGCGGCGGCTCCGCCGCCGAGGTTCCGGCGCGGGACCGGGTCTTCGACCCGTACGACTACGACTTCCACGAGGACCCGTACGCCACCTACCGGTGGTTGCGGGACGAGGCCCCGGTGTACCACAACCCGGACATCGGCTTCTGGGCCTTGTCGCGGCACGCGGACGTGCGCGCCGGGTTCCTCGACGCCGGGCGCCTGTCGAGCGCCAACGGGGTGGCCCTCGACCCGGCGGCCTACGGACCGCACGCGCACAAGACGATGTCGTTCCTGGCGTTGGACGACCCCCGCCATATCCGCATGCGCTCGCTCGTGTCGCGCGGGTTCAACCCACGGCGGATCGCGCCGATGCGGCGGAGGATCACCGAGATCACCCACCAGCACCTCGATCCGGCGCTGGAGAAGGGCGAGTTCGACTACATCGCCGAATTCGCCGGCCGCATACCGATGGACGTGATCTCGGAGCTGATGGGCGTGCCCGACGAGGACCGGGTGGAGATCCGCAGGCTCGCGGACCTCGTGGTGCACCGCGAGGACGGCGTGCAGGACGTGCCGCAGGCGGCGATGGAGGCCGCCCTCGAGCTGATCGCCTACTACACCGATCTGCTGGCCGAACGACGGCGCGCCCCCACCGAAGATCTGACCTCCGCACTCGCCGAGACCGTCGTCGACGGCGACCGCCTCACCGACGAGGAGATCATCGGGTTCCTGTTCCTCATGGTCGTCGCCGGCAACGAGACGACGACCAAGCTGCTCGGCAACGCCGTCTACTGGGCGCACCGGTTCCCCGACGAACTCGCCAAGCCCTTGGCGGACCGCGCGATGGTCCAGCCGTGGATCGAGGAGACACTCCGGTACGACACCTCCACCCAGATGCTGGCGCGCACCACCATCGACGAGACCGAGTATCACGGGATCACGGTGCCCTCCGGGGAGAAGGTCCTGCTGCTCGTCGGTTCCGCCAACCGCGACGATCGGGTCTTCGAGGATCCGGACACCTACCGCATCGGACGCGACAGCTCCGGCGGCCTCCTCAGTTTCGGCGTCGGGACCCACTACTGCCTGGGGGCGCACCTCGCCCGTCTGGAGGCCGACATCGCCCTCACCGAGCTGCTCGACGCTGTGCGGTCCCTCGAGATCGACGAGGCCGCGTCGGAACGCGTGCACTCCACGAACGTGCGCGGGTTCGCCACCATGCCGATGCGTGTCACGCGCCGCTGA
- a CDS encoding SDR family oxidoreductase gives MPRFDPHPQRRPALISGASSGIGTATARALAALGHPVMLGARRDDECARIAEKIRDEGGEAFAARLDVTDTQSVDEFVARGEEALGPTEIVVSGAGDLRVGRIHEMDPAVFAAQLDVHLSGAQRLVARVVPHMVRRRRGDVVLIGSDVVAAPRPRSGAYNAAKAGVEAMGHQMRMELEGTGVRSSIVRPGPTQTSMGMDMSAEDAGPLLEDWMRWGFARHPYFLRASDIAAAVTTCVTSPRGAHVTLMEVQPEAPLHEQTTKEN, from the coding sequence ATGCCACGATTCGACCCGCACCCCCAACGGCGGCCGGCGCTCATCAGCGGCGCGTCCTCCGGGATCGGCACCGCGACCGCGCGGGCGCTCGCAGCGCTCGGCCACCCGGTCATGCTCGGCGCCCGGCGCGACGACGAGTGCGCCCGCATCGCGGAGAAGATCCGCGACGAAGGCGGCGAGGCCTTCGCGGCCCGGCTCGACGTCACCGATACGCAGTCGGTGGACGAGTTCGTCGCTCGGGGCGAGGAGGCGTTGGGCCCCACGGAGATCGTCGTCTCCGGTGCCGGGGATCTGCGGGTCGGCCGCATCCACGAGATGGACCCCGCGGTGTTCGCCGCGCAGCTCGACGTGCACCTGAGCGGCGCGCAGCGGCTCGTCGCCAGGGTCGTGCCCCATATGGTCCGCCGACGACGCGGGGACGTGGTGCTGATCGGCTCCGACGTCGTGGCCGCGCCGCGTCCGCGCTCCGGTGCGTACAACGCCGCCAAGGCGGGGGTGGAGGCGATGGGCCATCAGATGCGGATGGAGCTGGAGGGCACGGGGGTCCGCTCGTCGATAGTGCGACCCGGCCCCACGCAGACGTCGATGGGCATGGACATGAGCGCCGAGGACGCCGGCCCCCTTCTCGAGGACTGGATGCGGTGGGGATTCGCCCGCCACCCCTACTTTCTGCGCGCCTCGGACATCGCCGCGGCGGTCACCACGTGCGTCACCTCGCCGCGCGGCGCCCACGTGACGCTGATGGAGGTCCAGCCCGAGGCGCCCCTGCACGAGCAGACCACGAAGGAGAACTGA